From one Jilunia laotingensis genomic stretch:
- a CDS encoding ArdC family protein — MKSTFDKNAEKFVNLMVEKIESLSMNWQKPWFSKVNSKQNFLPQNLTGRTYSGGNAFLLYFLCEKYNYQTPVFLTFNQARNEGINVLKGAVAFPVYYTLFCAYHRQTNEKISYDEYNKLSEEEQKEYRLAAYTKYFQVFNLDQTNFAEKYPNRWDILKAKFSGEEQPQEEKEMYVNPILDEMNKNQNWVCPIQTVSSDSAFYSISNDSITLPLKSQFKDGESFYGTELHEMGHSTGVKNRLNRKGFYENDKFNYGREELVAELISALSGVYLGISVTVREENAAYLKSWCKAIKEEPKFLFTVLADAIKGSKFIAQHLNIRLDVEEVEEEKNTKVA; from the coding sequence ATGAAATCTACTTTTGATAAAAATGCAGAGAAGTTTGTAAACCTTATGGTTGAAAAAATTGAAAGCTTGTCTATGAATTGGCAAAAACCTTGGTTCTCTAAAGTCAACTCTAAACAGAACTTTTTACCACAAAATTTAACAGGTCGTACTTATAGTGGTGGAAACGCTTTTTTACTTTATTTTTTGTGTGAAAAATATAATTATCAAACTCCTGTTTTTTTGACATTCAATCAAGCACGAAACGAAGGTATTAATGTTCTAAAAGGTGCTGTTGCTTTTCCTGTTTATTATACATTATTTTGTGCTTATCATCGTCAGACAAATGAAAAAATTTCATATGATGAATATAACAAATTATCAGAAGAAGAACAAAAAGAATACCGTTTAGCAGCTTATACAAAATATTTCCAAGTTTTTAATTTAGACCAAACAAACTTTGCGGAAAAATATCCCAATAGATGGGATATATTAAAGGCTAAATTTTCAGGAGAGGAACAGCCACAAGAAGAGAAAGAAATGTATGTAAATCCAATACTTGATGAAATGAATAAGAATCAAAATTGGGTATGTCCTATTCAAACGGTTTCTAGTGATAGTGCGTTTTATTCAATATCAAATGATAGCATTACTTTACCTTTAAAGAGCCAATTTAAGGACGGAGAAAGTTTTTATGGTACAGAATTACATGAAATGGGACATAGTACAGGTGTTAAAAATAGACTAAATCGAAAAGGATTTTATGAAAATGATAAATTCAATTATGGGCGTGAAGAACTTGTAGCAGAATTAATATCGGCTTTGTCTGGTGTATATTTGGGTATTTCTGTAACCGTCAGAGAAGAAAATGCGGCTTATTTAAAATCATGGTGCAAAGCAATAAAAGAAGAACCTAAATTTTTATTTACTGTATTGGCAGATGCTATTAAAGGTAGTAAATTCATAGCCCAGCATCTAAATATAAGGCTAGATGTGGAAGAAGTTGAAGAAGAGAAAAATACAAAGGTTGCTTAA